DNA from Debaryomyces hansenii CBS767 chromosome A complete sequence:
ATCATACGATTGgatatttcatcaaatgaCAATTCAAACGTGTCTATAATGGCCCCCTTCTTCACATGGAATTTGACTGTAAAACCAAACTTTTCGTTATATAATTCGTGACTAAACTTAGGAGTTGATCCGTACTTCCATTTCCACTCTTTGAGTTCATCTGCCAAGTCATATATTTGTTGATTCAACACAGTCGTTTCGTCTATGTTAACAACTCTTGCGTAATCTGAATATgcttcaacaaaatcagtaagattgaataattcattttgatcATACTCTTCAGAGTCCGATGGGAGCTTTTCGTTCTGGACgtcattttctttttcgACAATTCCGTAGTTCTTACTGAACCCATCACTTACCAACTCAATAAATTTCTCATCttttaattctaaattaaTCACCTTGGATTTAACAGAGTTAATGGATGCCATAGAATCAACAATGCCTAGTTGACGTTCATCTCTCGTCAATAATTTACCCAAAACATCCAACTTCAGATCCAACAACATAGTACCATGATGGTAAGATTTTCCTTTTGATAACTTGTAAGCTGACCCGCTAACCTTATAATCAACTCCATCAGGTTGCGTTACTGTAGTTATATCTCCCCTTTCACTAACTTTCAACTTGTATTTAAGATCCGGGTACTTATTCACCGAGTCTCTAATTATTTCGGCAAATTTAAACCTATCAAACTTAGGCTTGGTGGTCATGAATGAATAGTTAACATTACCAAGATCGTGAACAACAGTTCCACCACCAGAGCGTCTTCTCACGAGAGGAATATGTAGTGAGTTCAATAATGGCAAGTTAACTTCTTTCCAAGGATTCTGATTTTTGCCAATGACAGCACAGGGCCAATTCTTATAAAACATTAACctattataattttctttggaatCGTTTTCTGGGATCGGCATATCATTATAGATACTATCTTCGATTGCAAGATTCAAATATGGGTCCTTTAATTTCGATACAAATATTACTGGTTCTCTTAATTTTGTATAGTTTTGTAAGTCAATCTTTACTTCTGGAGTTTCTTGTTCCAAATCCTCGTATAGCTTTTGCTTCTGCATTATAACATCTTTAGATTCTTTGTAATGTTGAAAGTCCAGTAgattaaaatcatcatcattagcAGGATCTAAATCATCTTGAAAAGGGACATGAATGTTTCCAAAATACCTCTTAGTCTGTAAGCGAATACATAGACTATTAATATGGCTTAGGGATGGTCTAATCATATTATCTGCTCTGTAcgaattatatttattttgtaaccatgattcttcaaatatcGATATGggaaaaaaaattattatagagaaaattataaattatcttTTCACTCCATCTACTACAAAGATACTTCACATGAATAGGAATAACGTATTGGAAAGGCACCTATTAACAAGATGCTATTCGTCTGAAGCTAGAatcgaagaattattgTCCACAAGGTATTCGATAACAGGAGATCAAAGGCCATCACTCTTGTTAATGCCTACAGGAcaagatgttgaaaataataaaacaaagGCCTTATTGCATCAAGAAAGGCCCAAGACTTCTGACGAAGCTCATAAGActaagaaatataatactcgaatagaattaaagaattatatcaaaaatactTTAAATAATCAACAAAAGGTGATTAAAAAGATTCAAGCATATAATAGATTAAGCAAGCAAAATGGTAAGAAGAAACCATTTCCAATATTAAAGCTATTAGAACATTACAGCATCCCAATgtatgaagaatttataCCTATTAGTAATTTATGGCAAGATTACAtgcaaaatttattatttccatCGGCTAATAACAAACTTCCAAGCTTGATCTCTATATTGCCTAAACTATCCAGTGCCGATTATCATGGCTGCTTATTAACCGTACTAAAGTCAACTAACAGACTCCTAGTTGGTGTGAGAGGAATAGTTGTGTGGGATACCCAGcattcatttatattatgtGTTCCAAGAACGAAAGATTCCAAAGAATggaatgaaaataaagaagattttACTCCTTCAGAACAGATAGGTGGGTTGAAGATTATTCCAAAGAAAGGATGcttatttggatttgacGTTATTTTACCAAGCAATGAAGGGGAAgaggatgaagatgaatgCATGGGCTTTACTGTTATTGGATCAAGGTTCGAATTTAGATCTGTGGATCGTTCCGGTAAAAAGTTTAAAAACCACAATGTCgatgatattttataataGGATGTATATTAGATGTATAATACTACGTAAATTTTGactttaatttatttagtTGAAggattaataattcatcatgATGTACGtttaaagatttcaagATATCTTGAATATCATTCAAGATCTTGTTCTTTGATTCTTGTTTAACATTCTTAGGATCTTCATCTAGTAATAGGTTTACTTCCTTGACCAATTGTTGTTTATTTATACTTTCAGGAAATTTGTCTTTTTCTGAGTTTTCAGCTATACCTTTCATACTGGAGGCAGAATCGTTATCGTCATTATCGAAATCCTTCTGCAAACTTTTAACAACCGTTTCAAATTCGGTGTTAAACTGTTGTACGTCCTCATTTATAAACTTTGATAGGTCTGTGAATATACTATCAAGGTCATGGTCATTTATCTCTTTTGTTTTAGTTTTAAGTTCGTTAGGGGGATTAGTGAAAATTCCAAGCCCATCCAATGTATTCTCTTTGGCCACAGGTTTAGGCTTTGATAAATCACCCAATATTTGGCtcaatttaatcaattcgTAGTAattatcatatataatagaCTTCTTAGCCAGATCGTGTGAATTTAGTTTATTTGTTATAGAATTTCGTAATTTGAGTATTTCCTCGACTGGTGTACTTTTCAtaaacttcaataattgttcAGGATCATTAAAATTAACATTATTCGTTGTCTCTGAGGAAGATATCAGCTCTTCTATATTTGTGTCTTGTGATTCTTGGTGatgaatattataaaaatcTTGCAATGCTTTCCTTCTTGACAGAACTTGGCGAGATGTTGTTGCTGACGAAATACGGGGGGATTCAAACTGACTTTTGGGTAAAGGTGACGACGGATGTGATGGAGTAGATGACTGTTGTCGGCTCGAGGCCGATGAAGGCTTTTTGTAGGATAACACAGGCGTATCTGACATTATTGACacaatatattcttttgtatggaatttcttgtttgtatttatatatcGCGAATACTATACGAATGGattgattcaattataatgataactttatttaataagaGATTTATACGAAAAATcgaataaattaatatgtATTATGAAccaaattgattataaaCTAAAATTACAAAggtgaaaaaaaataatgcattattcATAAATCCAAGAGTCAAGGTAAACCAAATCAGGATCTTGCTCAGCACTTGGTTCGATGACTGAAAAATGATCAAATATGGAGAATGATTGGTTTGTTACTAACAGCTTAACTGAAGGATCCACTAATTTGTCGAATGATTCGTCTGCATAAGCTCTACCGTATCCAGCTTCCAAGACACTTTGCCATGTAGCtttaaatatatcatttgtATGCTTAATAAGCTCTAACTTGTCGTCGTTGATTAAGACATCGCATAAGGATCTCACATCGTTAATTGCCAAATCAATATTAGTGATATTGTTGGAGGTAATGAATTCTATGATGGTATCCAAATTAACGAATCCAGTATGGTTTGCAGGGTAAGAAGATTggtaaatattattattggaagaCGGAGTTTGAAATGCAGTAGGGTAGGTTTTAGAAGCCACAAACCTCCAAATGACagtcaataatgaatcaataaattctgtatcTAATTCTGAGTCTGTAAACCATGGACCACCGGTGACTTCTATTGATGGTTGTAAGTTATACAACATGTAGATCTTCCTTGTTGGATGTTTAACGGACTTAATGGACTTGATATATCTCTGGTTCTCTAATGCTTTCAAGCATCTGACAACAATATGTTGATGCAAATTAGTTTTAGCTTTGATAGTTTTGGTCCAAATACCTTCACGACCAGACGCTTCGATGTAAGAGTAGATCATAGCTTCGTCCTCCGACATGGACGTGATTTTGGATGCTTCACTCAATGAAATGGCctgaaatttcaattcatcgCCTTGTTTTACCAATTTAACCAATTTTCTATTGATTAATTCCTGGGCAATCATCAATAGATCAGCGAGAACTGAAATCTGAATGAAGTCCTGTAGCTGTTCTTGATTGAATAACGTTGATGATGGAAATTCCAACATCTTATTGTGCAACGTACGAGCCTTTTCTGATAAATCTGCCATTATGATTGTCACAAATTATCTTCTAATATAATACAACAGATATTGGTGGTTTCAATAGCCCTGAAAGTGGTTGATAATGACCCCTTTTATACTAATGTGACTTCAGTACTCCAATTTTCATAGATGGATCAActaacaatttttttttttcagttGTGCGTAAGTGAAGAGGCATACGATGTcacaaaatattgaatactGAACTGTTTCTCGGTTCAATATTAGACTCCATGATTAATAAAGGACATTCAGAATGAGTTCAGAGAAGCTTGATCTAAATGTAATACTGTCTTTGGACGAATTGGAGGATAACTTGGAAAACCAAGCACCACAAACAAACCCAACGCAAGCTATATTTAAGAAGAAGGGTTTAAAGGGAAAAAAGCTGAACCAAAGAAAAGTATCGCTCGATTTTGATGTCAGCGACGAAGAAGTAGAACAGAAGAGTTTTCCCGTCATTAAAAGGACTAAATTTAAGTCACCACATTCTTTTGTGACTAAAAGTCAACCTTTCAGAGTAGGTGCTGGCCACACATCAATAAAAGAAACGAGGAACGAagacataaaatatacaCAGGAACATATCAGAGAGCTCCGAGGGGAACAAATGGAACGAAACGAAGATTTGATGGATGTTGACGAACCAGTGGTTGTAGAAACCACTCCAGCTGAGGTACTACAAGAGTTTCATAAAAATGCACCTATTGATAACAACGACGAAGACGAAAATATAATTCCAGTTATCGAATACGATagtgatgataatgataatgacgaTAACTTTGCTGCTCCAACAGCTAACAGCTTTCCTGCTGATGACGATCTAATGCCCGATAATGATGACgcatttattgatgatggcCCACTAAATTTAGCTGATTCTAAGAAGTATCCAAAGCTTGACATTGATGAGGATCTATATGATATGGAGTTACCAAtaggagaagaagaatccgAAGTAGAGCTAGATGTATTGAAGCCTAATGTTTCCAGAGTTATAGAACCAATAGGTATTACCGAACACCTTGAAACGTTAAAAAAGTCTATTGAAAACCTCAAGATGGAGAGACTTGAATCTGAATCGCAATACGCTAATATAAAGACTCAGTTTGATAGTATAGGCCGAAATAAAGAAAGTCTACTACTAGAATTGATTCAATAGGTATTTCATATAGGACTTGAGCTTACGCCTATGTCAGTAAATCTGAGTCTAATGATTCATCACCGCGcttagtgaaaaattactgGATTAGTGAGTCATTACAGATTtccatatatatatagtaaaGAATTGAACCAGTTGATAAGtacaataatatacaataatGATGCTGATGCCAATAAAAAACATGATCGGGAGAAGATCATTCTCAAGTTCCGCTTTTCTTAAATCAAAACCAAGACATTTGGTAAATACCATAGAACTTTCGAATGAAGAGTTGGCCTCGTTAGTCGGTAAAGCTGAAGCATTCAAGAAGCAAGTCAGATCAGGCAACTCTGTACCTATTGAGCAACATCAAAAGCTTTTAGGGAAGCTTGTTGCATTACTCTTTTCCAAAAGATctacaagaacaagaattagTACTGAAGGCGCTGCTGCTTACTTTGGAGCACAACCAATGTTCTTGGGGAAAGAAGACATCCAATTGGGAGTCAACGAGTCTACATACGACACTACCAAAGTGATTTCTTCTATGACATCGTGTATTTTTGCCAGAGTCAACAGTCATCAAGAAATACTCGATTTGTGTGAGCATTCTTCTGTTCCAATCATTAACTCATTATGTGACATGTACCACCCATTGCAAGCCATTACCGACATCTTGACAATAAAAGAAGCATTTGGAAAGACTGAAGGGTTGAAGTTGGCATGGATCGGAGATTCAAATAACGTCATCAACGATTTAGCGATTGCATCATTAAGATCAGGTATATCGGTGGCAATTTCGATCCCAAAGGACATCGAATTTGACCCCGAAGTTGGCAAAGCGGCCTCCGAAATAGCCAGTGACAAGGGCTTATCATTTGACATATTCCATGAGCCATCGAAGGCAATTGATAACGCTAACGTCATTGTCACCGACACATGGATCTCAATGGGCCAAGAATCCGAGAAGCAAGCCAAGATGTTACAATTCGACGGCTATCAGATAACCCAGAACATGATCTCTCAAGGAAATGCTTCGTCCGACTGGAAATTCATGCATTGCTTACCAAGACATGCAGAAGAAGTAGCAGATGATGTGTTCTACAGTAAAAACTCCTTGGTATTTGAGGAAGCTGAAAACAGATTATACGCCGCAATGGCTGTTATAGAAGCCTTTGTTGTTAACAAAGGTGATCTACTTAAATAATCGTCAAATAGATTTTGTATAAGagttttatattttattcacATCGCGAGAAGCGCTCAATGAGAGCCGTTCAAGTTTCTTAATAACAATCATTCTTACAGATAATGATCCACCTACAAGGCTCTATTATATTATGCCAATATCCGTGTAGCCTGGCTATACAACCATGATCCTGatgtattaaatataattgcCTTATAAGTGTACTATCGCACTCAACTGCTAAATGCGGATTTTGCTCCACAGTTCAAATTACTATATAAATAACCGTATCTGCTAGACAATAgataatttgatatatttcatGGATAAGATAAAATAGATAGAATAAAGATGACTTCAGTATTCGTTTCAGGCGCTACAGGATACATTGCACAACATATTGTGAAAACATTGCTcgaaaaaaattataaagtGGTAGGATCTGTGAGATCTACAGAAAAGGGagaaaagttgaagaagcTCTTACAGTCAGCCAACTTCAACTACGAAGTTGTTAATGATATTCAGAAAGAGGGGAGCTTTAATGACGCATTAAAACATCACCCAGAAGTGACAGTTTTCTTACACACAGCATCCCCATTCCATTTCAAAGCTAAGGACGTGGAGAAGGAGTTGTTGATCCCTGCGGTCAACGGGACCAAGAATGCGTTGAAGGCTATTAAAGACTACGCACCGCAGGTCAAGAGGGTAGTTGTAACATCGTCGATTGCCGCTATCAAGGTTGAGGCAAAGGAAAACGACAGTACGTTTGTAACAACCGAGGAAACATGGAATCCAATCTCATGGGAAGAGGCACTCACTAATCCAGTTTTAGGGTACCGTGGATCTAAAACGTTTGCGGAAAAAGCGGCATGGGAGTTCGTTGAAATGGAAAAGCCCCTGTTCATATTGTCAACAGTCAATCCGGTGATTGTGTTTGGCCCACAGGCATTCGACAGTGAAGTCAAAGAAACATTGAATACTTCGGCAGAAATTATAAACAActtattgaagttgaaacCAGATGATCCAGTTCCTCCTCTGAATAATGCGTTTATCGATGTTCGCGACGTTGCCAAGGCACACGTGGTGGCATTTGAGAATGAATATGCCGCTAACCAGAGATTGTTGCT
Protein-coding regions in this window:
- a CDS encoding DEHA2A06182p (weakly similar to uniprot|P47051 Saccharomyces cerevisiae YJL046W), producing the protein MIRPSLSHINSLCIRLQTKRYFGNIHVPFQDDLDPANDDDFNLSDFQHYKESKDVIMQKQKLYEDLEQETPEVKIDLQNYTKLREPVIFVSKLKDPYLNLAIEDSIYNDMPIPENDSKENYNRLMFYKNWPCAVIGKNQNPWKEVNLPLLNSLHIPLVRRRSGGGTVVHDLGNVNYSFMTTKPKFDRFKFAEIIRDSVNKYPDLKYKLKVSERGDITTVTQPDGVDYKVSGSAYKLSKGKSYHHGTMLLDSKLDVLGKLLTRDERQLGIVDSMASINSVKSKVINLELKDEKFIELVSDGFSKNYGIVEKENDVQNEKLPSDSEEYDQNELFNLTDFVEAYSDYARVVNIDETTVLNQQIYDLADELKEWKWKYGSTPKFSHELYNEKFGFTVKFHVKKGAIIDTFELSFDEISNRMISTEKIKESFEFLEQIIETQELTYSGSNVSGFITNDMISDWIGQSIDGTI
- a CDS encoding DEHA2A06204p (some similarities with uniprot|P38336 Saccharomyces cerevisiae YBR257W POP4 Subunit of both RNase MRP), whose translation is MNRNNVLERHLLTRCYSSEARIEELLSTRYSITGDQRPSLLLMPTGQDVENNKTKALLHQERPKTSDEAHKTKKYNTRIELKNYIKNTLNNQQKVIKKIQAYNRLSKQNGKKKPFPILKLLEHYSIPMYEEFIPISNLWQDYMQNLLFPSANNKLPSLISILPKLSSADYHGCLLTVLKSTNRLLVGVRGIVVWDTQHSFILCVPRTKDSKEWNENKEDFTPSEQIGGLKIIPKKGCLFGFDVILPSNEGEEDEDECMGFTVIGSRFEFRSVDRSGKKFKNHNVDDIL
- a CDS encoding DEHA2A06226p (similar to CA1647|IPF16663 Candida albicans), producing MSDTPVLSYKKPSSASSRQQSSTPSHPSSPLPKSQFESPRISSATTSRQVSSRRKALQDFYNIHHQESQDTNIEESISSSETTNNVNFNDPEQLLKFMKSTPVEEILKLRNSITNKLNSHDSAKKSIIYDNYYELIKLSQILGDLSKPKPVAKENTLDGLGIFTNPPNELKTKTKEINDHDLDSIFTDLSKFINEDVQQFNTEFETVVKSLQKDFDNDDNDSASSMKGIAENSEKDKFPESINKQQLVKEVNLLLDEDPKNVKQESKNKILNDIQDILKSLNVHHDELLILQLNKLKSKFT
- a CDS encoding DEHA2A06248p (similar to uniprot|P32910 Saccharomyces cerevisiae YNR003C RPC34 RNA polymerase III subunit C34), giving the protein MADLSEKARTLHNKMLEFPSSTLFNQEQLQDFIQISVLADLLMIAQELINRKLVKLVKQGDELKFQAISLSEASKITSMSEDEAMIYSYIEASGREGIWTKTIKAKTNLHQHIVVRCLKALENQRYIKSIKSVKHPTRKIYMLYNLQPSIEVTGGPWFTDSELDTEFIDSLLTVIWRFVASKTYPTAFQTPSSNNNIYQSSYPANHTGFVNLDTIIEFITSNNITNIDLAINDVRSLCDVLINDDKLELIKHTNDIFKATWQSVLEAGYGRAYADESFDKLVDPSVKSLVTNQSFSIFDHFSVIEPSAEQDPDLVYLDSWIYE
- a CDS encoding DEHA2A06270p (no similarity); translation: MSSEKLDLNVISSLDELEDNLENQAPQTNPTQAIFKKKGLKGKKSNQRKVSLDFDVSDEEVEQKSFPVIKRTKFKSPHSFVTKSQPFRVGAGHTSIKETRNEDIKYTQEHIRELRGEQMERNEDLMDVDEPVVVETTPAEVLQEFHKNAPIDNNDEDENIIPVIEYDSDDNDNDDNFAAPTANSFPADDDLMPDNDDAFIDDGPLNLADSKKYPKLDIDEDLYDMELPIGEEESEVELDVLKPNVSRVIEPIGITEHLETLKKSIENLKMERLESESQYANIKTQFDSIGRNKESLLLELIQ
- a CDS encoding DEHA2A06292p (similar to uniprot|P05150 Saccharomyces cerevisiae YJL088W ARG3 Ornithine carbamoyltransferase), with translation MMSMPIKNMIGRRSFSSSAFLKSKPRHLVNTIELSNEELASLVGKAEAFKKQVRSGNSVPIEQHQKLLGKLVALLFSKRSTRTRISTEGAAAYFGAQPMFLGKEDIQLGVNESTYDTTKVISSMTSCIFARVNSHQEILDLCEHSSVPIINSLCDMYHPLQAITDILTIKEAFGKTEGLKLAWIGDSNNVINDLAIASLRSGISVAISIPKDIEFDPEVGKAASEIASDKGLSFDIFHEPSKAIDNANVIVTDTWISMGQESEKQAKMLQFDGYQITQNMISQGNASSDWKFMHCLPRHAEEVADDVFYSKNSLVFEEAENRLYAAMAVIEAFVVNKGDLLK
- a CDS encoding DEHA2A06314p (similar to uniprot|Q12068 Saccharomyces cerevisiae YOL151w GRE2 NADPH-dependent methylglyoxal reductase), translating into MTSVFVSGATGYIAQHIVKTLLEKNYKVVGSVRSTEKGEKLKKLLQSANFNYEVVNDIQKEGSFNDALKHHPEVTVFLHTASPFHFKAKDVEKELLIPAVNGTKNALKAIKDYAPQVKRVVVTSSIAAIKVEAKENDSTFVTTEETWNPISWEEALTNPVLGYRGSKTFAEKAAWEFVEMEKPSFILSTVNPVIVFGPQAFDSEVKETLNTSAEIINNLLKLKPDDPVPPSNNAFIDVRDVAKAHVVAFENEYAANQRLLLSESRYSSQLVLDLIHKNFPEFKSRIPLGTPGVYPDTSKLSKTDNSKTKAIVGFPFIPLEKSVVDTVSQIVAAEKHQ